GATTCATGGAACGATCTGAATCTGGAAAAATTATGGACTATATGACAGATCAGACAATTGTTCTGACAGGTGATTTGGTTATCCTGACGAATCCTGACGACAGTCATGCCTCTTTCTTTTATGAGCTTGCCTCGAATGAACAACTGAGGTATTACAGTTCTGACGAACCTTTTCAAAAACTGGAACCGGAAGAGTTTATCTACTATTATTTAACCCGCCTGATGTCGGCAACCAGGCACTATTTGCCCTTTGTTGTTATGGACAAAGATACCGGGCATCCAGTCGGGCAGATTCATGCAGGCCGGATTGATTGCGACAACAAGAACTGCATGATCGGCTTTGAAATTCATCCCCGGTACCAGCAGCGCGGTTATGGAAGCGATGCGGTGGAAACCATTCT
This genomic interval from Candidatus Neomarinimicrobiota bacterium contains the following:
- a CDS encoding GNAT family N-acetyltransferase — protein: MDYMTDQTIVLTGDLVILTNPDDSHASFFYELASNEQLRYYSSDEPFQKLEPEEFIYYYLTRLMSATRHYLPFVVMDKDTGHPVGQIHAGRIDCDNKNCMIGFEIHPRYQQRGYGSDAVETILDYLFFDLKLHRVGAEVYEYNIASRKVLEKLGFSREGKLTEWLYRKEKYWDKLLYGILRHEWINSVNDE